A part of Ziziphus jujuba cultivar Dongzao chromosome 8, ASM3175591v1 genomic DNA contains:
- the LOC107413914 gene encoding uncharacterized protein LOC107413914 — protein MANSDEDKPNPNIENANKDQKDQEPSNADDNGDGEDDSDEGDDDNDDEEEEEVEEEEELEHHHRRQNPLSTEARIREDRMKLDNLIHRLSTEKVELRVHDVIVKGNTKTKEYLIEAELEGIKKASSMQELLEAAGIANAKLQRLEIFDSVRITLDSGPPELPGTSNVIVEVAETKRPVTGECGVYTKPAARSWTLEGTLKYKNLLGHGDIWDGSVAYGPNQTSEVSASVFLPRVRGFKAPLVARVFLLSQDWLEFSSYKEQMAGLSLGLFTTRSHDLAYNLGWRTLSDPSQMASRSIRRQLGHGLLSSLNYTFKLDKRNSPVRPTHGYAFVSTSQVGGLAPDQRSLRFLRQELDLRYALPFGFYNAALNFGISGGVIFPWGSGFLNKPSPLPERFFLGGDFSPVCTLGGPVTVWGFKTRGIGPTEPRRQNSNRTNDENSETSGRDAIGGDLAVTAFADLSFDLPIRWLREHGVHGHIFAGSGNTAKLTENEFRNFSFRRFFESFRSSVGAGIVIPTKVFRLECNYYYILKQFDNDRGKTGFRFSISAPS, from the exons ATGGCGAACTCCGACGAAGACAAACCAAACCCTAACATCGAGAATGCTAACAAGGACCAGAAGGACCAAGAGCCTTCCAATGCGGACGACAACGGCGACGGCGAAGATGACTCCGATGAAGGCGACGACGACAACGAcgatgaggaagaagaagaagtcgaagaagaagaggaactaGAACATCACCATAGGCGACAAAATCCTTTATCCACGGAGGCTCGGATTCGAGAGGACAGGATGAAACTGGACAATCTGATCCATCGATTGTCGACCGAGAAAGTCGAACTGCGAGTCCACGATGTTATTGTCAAGGGGAACACGAAGACCAAGGAGTATCTGATTGAGGCCGAACTGGAAGGGATCAAGAAAGCTAGCTCCATGCAAGAGCTTCTCGAGGCGGCTGGGATTGCCAATGCGAAGCTTCAGCGGCTCGAGATCTTTGACTCGGTTCGGATCACTCTCGATTCGGGTCCGCCCGAGTTGCCTGGCACCTCCAATGTCATCGTTGAGGTCGCCGAGACCAAACGACCCGTCACCGGCGAATGCGGTGTTTACACTAAGCCTGCG GCTAGATCTTGGACACTTGAAGGTACACTTAAGTATAAAAATTTGCTTGGACATGGGGATATTTGGGATGGTTCTGTGGCATATGGACCCAACCAAACATCTGAGGTAAGTGCCAGTGTGTTTTTGCCAAGAGTCAGAGGATTCAAAGCCCCTTTGGTGGCCCGGGTGTTCTTGCTTTCCCAAGATTGGCTAGAGTTCTCTTCTTACAAAGAGCAAATGGCGGGTCTTTCTCTTGGCTTATTTACGACCAGGAGTCATGACTTGGCGTACAATCTTGGATGGCGTACCTTGTCAGATCCTTCACAGATGGCCTCCAGGTCAATAAGAAGGCAGCTTGGTCATGGATTACTTTCCTCTCTTAATTATACATTTAAGCTTGATAAAAGGAATTCGCCTGTAAGACCAACTCATGGTTATGCTTTTGTTTCTACTAGTCAAGTTGGTGGCCTTGCTCCTGATCAGCGGAGCTTGCGGTTTTTGCGCCAG GAGCTTGATCTTCGTTATGCTCTTCCCTTTGGATTTTATAATGCTGCCCTTAATTTTGGGATATCTGGTGGTGTTATTTTTCCATGGGGAAGTGGATTCTTGAACAAGCCCTCACCCCTTCCTGAAAGATTTTTCTTGGGTGGTGATTTCTCTCCAGTTTGTACTCTAGGAGGTCCAGTAACTGTTTGGGGATTTAAGACTAGAGGAATAGGCCCCACTGAGCCAAGAAGGCAAAATAGTAATAGAACTAATGATGAGAATTCAGaaacttctggaagggatgctaTTGGTGGAGACCTTGCAGTTACTGCATTTGCGGACCTCTCTTTTGATCTACCAATTCGTTGGTTAAGAGAACATGGAGTACATGGACACATTTTTGCTGGTTCTGGAAACACAGCAAAATTAACAGAGAATGAGTTTAGAAACTTTTCTTTTCGGAGATTCTTTGAGTCATTTCGAAGTTCTGTTGGAGCTGGTATTGTTATCCCCACAAAGGTTTTCCGCCTAGAG TGCAACTACTACTACATATTGAAGCAGTTTGATAATGACCGTGGAAAGACTGGCTTTCGGTTTAGTATATCAGCTCCATCATGA